The genomic window GCGTCCCGAGGCCCGCGGGCTCCCCGTGTTCGAAAACCCACTGGGCCACCCCATGTTCCTGGCTGCTCAATGGAAATCCCTGGGAGTGGACGAGGGCAGCCAGGCTTCCACTGGGTTCCGGCAGGAGGACCACCGCATGGCTATGGAACTGGTTCGCCACGGTCTGGATGGCGGTCGCCACGAGGGCCGTGGAGCTGGCGCTCTGGGCCAGCTCCTGCCCGAGCCGGTAGAGGGCCTGGGTGCGCTGTTCGCGGCTTCGGGCCAGGCGGGCCTGGGCCTTGATCCGCTCGGTGAGGTTTCCGATGACCACCCCCACCAGCAGCATCACCGAGAAGGTTCCCACATGGCGGAAGTCGGAAACGACGAAGGTGAAATAGGGTGGGATGAAGATGAAGTCGAAGGCGGCCACGCTCAGCAGGGAGGCGAGCAGCGAAGGCCCCCGACCGAACCGGGTCGCCACGATGAGGATCCCCAGCAGGTAGACCATCACGATGTCGGCCAATTCCGCGCGCCGGAAGACGAGCCCCGCGACGGCCGTTGATACGGCGACCGCCAGGACGCTCAACAGGTAGTTCCGCAGCGGGCTGGTAATGTGAGATCGCAGGCTGGGTTTGGGGTTGGAGGCCACGGCTTCGCCCGTGATGACATAGATGTCGATATCGCCGCTGGTCCGGATCAGGTCATCCACCGGAGAGCCTGTCAGCACATCGAGCCAGCGAGAACGGGTGGGCTTCCCCACCACGATCTTGGTGATGTTGCGGTCCCGGGCGAAGGCCAGGATGTCTTCCTCCGCCCGTCCGCAGCCTTCGAGAACGACCGTCTCCCCCCCTAGTTTCTCCGCCAGCCTCAGGTTGGCCTCCACCCGGCTGCGTTCCTCCTCGCTGAACCGGAGATGCCGGTGTGATTCCACATAAAGGGCGATCCAGGAGGCTCCGAGAGCGCCGGCCATTCGGCGGGTGGCGCGGATCAGCCGCTCGGAGAGGCCATCGGGGCCCACGCAGACCAGCAGCCGTTCACCCGCGGCCCAGGTTTTCCGAATGCCCTCGGATTCCATGTAGCGCCGCATCTGGACATCCACATTCTCCGCGGTATGGCGAAGGGCAAGCTCCCGAAGTGCCAGGAGGTTCCCTTTCCGGAAGAAGTGATCTCTCGCATGCCGGGCCTGATCGGGCAGGTAGACCTTCCCCTCCTTGAGGCGAACCAGCAGATCATCCGGCGACAGATCCACCAGTTCAATCTCATCGGCCCGTTCGAGGAGTGTGTCCGGAACATTCTCGCGGACGATGATGCCCGTGATCTGGGCCACCACATCCTTGAGGCTCTCCAGGTGCTGCACATTCATGGTGGTGTAGACATCGATGCCCGCATCCAGCAGCTCGAGCACATCCTGCCATCGCTTTGCGTGGCGGGAGCCCATCACATTGGCATGGGCCAACTCGTCCATGAGGATCAGGCTCGGCCTTCGCGCCAGAGCCGCCTCCAGATCGAACTCCGGAAGAAACTGGCCGGAATACGCGAGCTCCTTCCGGGGAAGCACCTCGAGGCCCTCGATCAGGGCGGCCGTCTCGCTGCGGCCGTGGGTTTCCACCACACCGATGACCACATCCGCCCCTTCTGCCCGGCGCTCCTGGGCCTCGGAGAGCATGGCGTAGGTCTTGCCGACACCGGGCGCCGCCCCGAAGAACACCTTCAGCTTCGCACGCTGCTGGATGGCCTCTGCCTCCTGCACCTGTCGGAGCAGCTGATCGGGGTCGGGCCGGCGGGGTTCGGGCATGGGGAGGCTATCGCAGCGCAGTCACCGCAGTGTCCTGCCTTTTACCTCAGCTCTGCTAGTGCCAGATTCAGCTTGAGGACATTCACGCGGGGCTCCCCCAGGCAGCCGAGCTGCCGGCCTTCCGTGTGAGCGGCCACCAGCGCCCTCACCTGCGCGACCTCCAGTCCGCGGGCCCGGGCGACTCGGGGGATCTGGAATTCGGCCGAGGCCGGGCTGATGTGGGGATCCAGGCCGCTTCCTGATGTAGTGACCAGGTCTACCGGCACGGGGCCCGTGGCCTGCGGATCGGCGGCTCGGAGGATTGCCATCCGTTCTTGGACGAGCTTCCCCAGCGCCGGGTTGCTGGGGGCCAGGTTCGACGCGCCGCTGTTGGCCGCGTTATAGGGAAGCGGTTTTCCTGCGGCATCCACGGTGGCCGAGGGGCGGCCCCAGAACTCTCCGGGCGAGCAGAAGGATTGGCCGATCCACTCTGAGCCGAGGACACGGCCATCCTTGGTGATGAGACTCCCTGCGGCCTGACGGGGAAACAGAAGCCGGGCGAGCCCCGTGACCACCAGGGGATAGGCGATTCCCGTCAGGAGGCTCAGCGCCAGGAAGGAGATCAGGGCCGGTCGTAGTTGCAGGTTCATGGGTGAGCCTCAGGCGGCAAGGTGAAGGGTGACGAGCAGCCAATCGATGAGCTTGATGCCCACGAACGGAACGGCGAGGCCGCCGGCGCCGTAGAGCAGCAGGTTGCGCTGAAGCAGTTGGGCGGCTCCCACCGGCCGGTAGGTCACGCCGCGGAGCGCCAGCGGAATGAGCACGACGATCACGAGGGCATTGAAGATCACCGCTGAGAGGATGGCGCTCTCCGGGCTGTGCAGCCGCATGATGTTCAAGGCTCCCAGGGCGGGATAGGTGGCGACGAAGGCCGCCGGGAGAATGGCGAAGTACTTGGCCACATCGTTGGCGATGCTGAAGGTGGTCAGCGATCCCCGGGTCATGAGCATCTGCTTGCCGATTTCGACGATCTCGATGAGCTTGGTGGGGTTCGAGTCGAGGTCCACCATGTTTCCGGCCTCCTTGGCCGCCTGGGTGCCGCTGTTCATGGCCACGGCCACATCGGCCTGGGCGAGGGCCGGTGCATCGTTGGTGCCGTCGCCCGTCATGGCCACCAGCCGGCCGCCGGCCTGGTACTCCCGGATGAGCTTGAGCTTGGCTTCGGGGGTGGCCTGGGCCAGGAAATCGTCCACGCCCGCCTCGGCCGCGATGGCAGCGGCCGTCAGGGGGTTGTCACCGGTAATCATGACGGTCTTGATGCCCATGCCGCGCAGTTCGGCGAAGCGCTCTTTGATGCCGCCCTTCACGATGTCCTTGAGTTGGATCACGCCCAGGGCGCGTGGTCCTTCCGACACGACGAGCGGAGTCCCTCCCGCCGTGGATACCTGGTCGACGGCGCGTCGCACATCCTCCGGAAACCTGCCGCCCAGGCCCTGAACATGGTCCTCGATGGCCGACGCCGCACCTTTGCGGATCTGGCGGTCGCCCAGATTGACCCCGCTCATCCGGGTCTGGGCCGTGAAAGGTATGAAGTGGGCGTCCAGGGCGTGGAGATCCCGCTCGCGAAGACCATATTGTTCCTTGGCCAGGACGATGATGCTTCGTCCCTCGGGTGTCTCATCGGCCAGGGAGGAGAGCTGTGCGGCATCCGCGAGATGCTCCGGCTCGATGCCTTCCGCCGGAATGAACGCCACAGCCTGCCGGTTACCCAGGGTGATGGTGCCGGTCTTGTCGAGCAGCAGCACATCCACATCCCCCGCCGCCTCCACGGCTCGGCCGGATGTGGCAATGACATTGGCCTGAATCATGCGATCCATGCCAGCGATGCCGATGGCACTCAGGAGCCCGCCGATGGTGGTGGGGATGAGGCACACCAGCAGAGAGACGAGAACCGTCAGACTCACCGGGTGGCCCTGGCCCGCCGCCCGGGTGGCGTAGATCGAGTAGGGCAGCAGGGTGGCCGTGGCCAGGAGGAAAATGATCGTGAGTCCCGCGAGAAGGATGTCCAGCGCAATCTCATTGGGTGTCTTCTGGCGTTTGGCGCCTTCCACCATGGCGATCATGCGGTCGAGGAAGCTCTCGCCGGGGTTGGAGGCGATGCGGATGAGCAGCCAGTCCGAAAGCACCAGGGTTCCTCCTGTGACAGCGGAGCGATCCCCGCCGCTCTCCCGGATCACCGGTGCGCTCTCGCCCGTAATAGCGCTCTCGTTGACGGTCGCGACGCCCTCCACGACCTCGCCATCTCCCGGGATCGTCTCGCCAGCCTCCACGAGCACGAGATCGTCGATGCGCAATGCCGTAGCGCCGACCATCTCGGAAGGTCCTGTCCGGTCCTTCCCGAGCAGCCGGCGGGCCTTCACATCCTTCTTCGATTTCCTGAGGGAATCCGCCTGGGCCTTGCCCCGACCTTCCGCCATGGCCTCGGCGAAATTGGCGAAGAGCAGGGTGAACCAGAGCCACAAGGTGATGGCCAGGATGAAGGAGGGCCGCCCCTCGCCATGGCCCCCCAGTGCCTGGATCCACAGCCCGGTGGTGAAGGCGCTGCACACCCACACCGTGAACATGACCGGATTGCGGAGCTGATGAAGCGGATTGAGCTTCCGGAAGGCGTCGACTGCCGCCCGGCGCACGATGAGGGATTTGAAAAGGGGGCGAGCCTGGATGTCCTGCCGGGAATGGGAAACCACCATGCCCTCCTTCATGAGGGTTCGGTTATCGAGACAAGGGAATGTGAACCATCCATGCCGCACCTCAACGCAGGGACAGGTGCTCGGCGATGGGGCCAAGCGCCAGGGCTGGGATGAAGGTCAAGGCACCGACCAGAAGCACCACCCCGATCAGCACGCCGACAAAAAGGGGCGTGTGGGTGGGCAGGGTCCCGAGGCCTTCGGGTGTGTGCTTCTTCTGGACAAGGGATCCAGCCATCGCCAGAACCGGCCAGATGACGCCGAATCGGCCCAGGAGCATGGCGATGGCGAGTCCGTAGTTGTAGAAGGGGGTGTTGGCATTCAGCCCGCCGAAGGCGCTTCCGTTGTTGTTGGCGGCGCTGCTCCAGGCGTAGAGGATCTGGCTGAACCCGTGAGGCCCCGGGTTGCTGACGGAAGCGGTGGCCGCAGGCGACAGCACGGAGATGGCGGAACCCATCAGCACCGCGGCGCAGGGGAGGAGGATGGCGAGGGCCGCCATCTTCATGTCGAAGGCCTCCACCTTCTTCCCCAGGTATTCCGGGGTGCGACCCACCATCAGCCCGCTGATGAAGACGCCCACCAGAACGAACATCAGCATTCCGTACAAACCCGAACCGACACCTCCGAACACCACTTCGCCAAGTTGCATGAGCAGCATGGGGACGAGTCCCCCCAGGGGGGTGAAGGAATCGTGCATGGCATTCACGGATCCGTTCGAGGCGGCGGTGGTGGCCGTGGCCCAGAGGGCCGACGCGCCTGCACCGAAGCGGACCTCTTTGCCCTCCATGTTGCCGCCGGTCTGTGAAAGGGCTGCGGCTTGAGTGGCGCCCGCGTTCGACAGGGACGGATTCCCCTTCAACTCTGCCTGTGTGCAGACGGTCAGGGCCAGAATGAAGATGGCGCTCATGGCCGCAAGGAGGGCCCATCCTTGGCGGCGGTCCTTGACCAGGCGTCCAAAGGTGACGCAAAGGCCGGCGGGAATGAGCAGGATGCTCACGGTTTGTACGAAGTTCGACAGGGGCGTGCTGTTCTCGAATGGATGCGCACCGTTCATGCCGAAGAAGCCTCCCCCGTTGGTCCCCAGCATCTTGATGGCGACCTGGGAGGCGGCTGGCCCCATGGCCAGGACCTGCCCGCCGCTGGTGTGGACATAGGCGCTGAAATTCTGGATGACACCTTGGGATACCAGGAACAGGGCGAACACAAACGACAGGGGCAGGAGGATATAGAGGGTGCTTCGAACCAGGTCCACCCAGGCAT from Geothrix sp. includes these protein-coding regions:
- a CDS encoding sensor histidine kinase KdpD; the protein is MPEPRRPDPDQLLRQVQEAEAIQQRAKLKVFFGAAPGVGKTYAMLSEAQERRAEGADVVIGVVETHGRSETAALIEGLEVLPRKELAYSGQFLPEFDLEAALARRPSLILMDELAHANVMGSRHAKRWQDVLELLDAGIDVYTTMNVQHLESLKDVVAQITGIIVRENVPDTLLERADEIELVDLSPDDLLVRLKEGKVYLPDQARHARDHFFRKGNLLALRELALRHTAENVDVQMRRYMESEGIRKTWAAGERLLVCVGPDGLSERLIRATRRMAGALGASWIALYVESHRHLRFSEEERSRVEANLRLAEKLGGETVVLEGCGRAEEDILAFARDRNITKIVVGKPTRSRWLDVLTGSPVDDLIRTSGDIDIYVITGEAVASNPKPSLRSHITSPLRNYLLSVLAVAVSTAVAGLVFRRAELADIVMVYLLGILIVATRFGRGPSLLASLLSVAAFDFIFIPPYFTFVVSDFRHVGTFSVMLLVGVVIGNLTERIKAQARLARSREQRTQALYRLGQELAQSASSTALVATAIQTVANQFHSHAVVLLPEPSGSLAALVHSQGFPLSSQEHGVAQWVFEHGEPAGLGTLTLPGARATYLPLRGTRGTLGVMGVLPDGAPQWSEPDQHQLLEAFANQTALALERAILAEQSHADRRRADEERLRNALLSSVSHDLRTPLGVITGAVSTALETPDLPESTRRDLLTTAQEEAQRLHRLVSNLLDITRLESGALDLQTEWIPVEELIGAVLNRRELGSDAARVRIHLPEAPPLVSMDPVLMEQVLMNLLDNAMKYSPAGSPVDIKVWTTQHTLTISVTDQGPGIAEGEAERIFEKLARGEAAASRPGAGLGLAICKGIVTAHGGRIQAVNHPQGGAQFLVTLPLGAPPSLPEEGS
- the kdpC gene encoding potassium-transporting ATPase subunit KdpC; this encodes MNLQLRPALISFLALSLLTGIAYPLVVTGLARLLFPRQAAGSLITKDGRVLGSEWIGQSFCSPGEFWGRPSATVDAAGKPLPYNAANSGASNLAPSNPALGKLVQERMAILRAADPQATGPVPVDLVTTSGSGLDPHISPASAEFQIPRVARARGLEVAQVRALVAAHTEGRQLGCLGEPRVNVLKLNLALAELR
- the kdpB gene encoding potassium-transporting ATPase subunit KdpB, which encodes MVSHSRQDIQARPLFKSLIVRRAAVDAFRKLNPLHQLRNPVMFTVWVCSAFTTGLWIQALGGHGEGRPSFILAITLWLWFTLLFANFAEAMAEGRGKAQADSLRKSKKDVKARRLLGKDRTGPSEMVGATALRIDDLVLVEAGETIPGDGEVVEGVATVNESAITGESAPVIRESGGDRSAVTGGTLVLSDWLLIRIASNPGESFLDRMIAMVEGAKRQKTPNEIALDILLAGLTIIFLLATATLLPYSIYATRAAGQGHPVSLTVLVSLLVCLIPTTIGGLLSAIGIAGMDRMIQANVIATSGRAVEAAGDVDVLLLDKTGTITLGNRQAVAFIPAEGIEPEHLADAAQLSSLADETPEGRSIIVLAKEQYGLRERDLHALDAHFIPFTAQTRMSGVNLGDRQIRKGAASAIEDHVQGLGGRFPEDVRRAVDQVSTAGGTPLVVSEGPRALGVIQLKDIVKGGIKERFAELRGMGIKTVMITGDNPLTAAAIAAEAGVDDFLAQATPEAKLKLIREYQAGGRLVAMTGDGTNDAPALAQADVAVAMNSGTQAAKEAGNMVDLDSNPTKLIEIVEIGKQMLMTRGSLTTFSIANDVAKYFAILPAAFVATYPALGALNIMRLHSPESAILSAVIFNALVIVVLIPLALRGVTYRPVGAAQLLQRNLLLYGAGGLAVPFVGIKLIDWLLVTLHLAA
- the kdpA gene encoding potassium-transporting ATPase subunit KdpA → MSYAWAQNLVFLVVLLALAFPLGAHMAKVLEGDRTFLHPLLGPVERGMYRAMGLRSQEDMGWKAYAWSITLIKLIGLGAVFLLLKTQAALPLNPEGMGNVATDLSINTAVSFITNTNWQAYSGESTLSYLTQMLGLAVQNFLSAATGMAVLTAFIRGITRRNATGLGNAWVDLVRSTLYILLPLSFVFALFLVSQGVIQNFSAYVHTSGGQVLAMGPAASQVAIKMLGTNGGGFFGMNGAHPFENSTPLSNFVQTVSILLIPAGLCVTFGRLVKDRRQGWALLAAMSAIFILALTVCTQAELKGNPSLSNAGATQAAALSQTGGNMEGKEVRFGAGASALWATATTAASNGSVNAMHDSFTPLGGLVPMLLMQLGEVVFGGVGSGLYGMLMFVLVGVFISGLMVGRTPEYLGKKVEAFDMKMAALAILLPCAAVLMGSAISVLSPAATASVSNPGPHGFSQILYAWSSAANNNGSAFGGLNANTPFYNYGLAIAMLLGRFGVIWPVLAMAGSLVQKKHTPEGLGTLPTHTPLFVGVLIGVVLLVGALTFIPALALGPIAEHLSLR